A window of the Synechococcus sp. JA-3-3Ab genome harbors these coding sequences:
- a CDS encoding NHL repeat-containing protein, whose product MPRRASPAPLSLPALSALVLALSACGELSSSNLSPSVVSPSALQPVSTPTPLAPAALTLEQARQSGLAVPNNRIVLLLQEQGSDLVAQLPASEVDRWLARTPTWPGVEGIDLSITLGSYRQTANAPLRLGQPATFTFTNPPAGEAELSAIAYRGSTTLAQGKGSLTLSARSGGSGGANRRLSMLVLSGVEVPLLHTGSGVPAPGQPLLLSGENLERAETVLFASAANPERSWRGEIRSRSNDRLTVMPPASLAGTVWVAVADAAGQGLGTLVYEWPAPTPSPTPTAAAASAWRVETLLHGRTSSAVNPGNSASDSGGESRLSLGQIGGIAVDPEGFFYLADPAQHRIFRLSPEGELEVWAGSGKAGHRDGAADQAQFDSPQGLLWDPKGGLWVADSGNHCLRHISRQRQVTTFAGTCVAGYRDGERDEAQFREPFGLALGLDGSLYVADRANRRIRRITPTGKVTTAAGTGQPGSADGPADQAQLLQPTALAVDREGNLWIADRHRLRRLSADGQLTTLSRAEAGYRDGPLAEARFQTLAGLAFDSAGILWLADRDNHRLRRLQPNGQVSTLAGQDEPGWQDGPASVARFEQPGDLLVLPDGSVVVVDAGLPGLRRLSRLLPPPATPVSRGSP is encoded by the coding sequence ATGCCACGACGGGCTTCCCCTGCACCGCTATCTTTGCCGGCGCTGAGTGCTCTGGTGCTGGCCCTCTCGGCCTGCGGCGAGCTCTCTTCCTCTAATTTGTCTCCCAGCGTCGTTTCCCCTTCTGCCCTGCAGCCGGTTTCCACCCCAACTCCCCTCGCCCCCGCCGCTCTCACACTCGAACAGGCCCGCCAATCGGGTTTGGCGGTGCCCAACAACCGCATCGTCCTGCTCCTCCAGGAACAAGGATCCGATCTGGTGGCCCAGCTCCCTGCCTCCGAGGTGGATCGCTGGCTGGCTCGTACCCCCACCTGGCCGGGGGTGGAGGGGATCGATCTCAGCATTACCCTGGGCAGCTATCGCCAGACCGCCAACGCGCCCCTGCGCCTAGGGCAGCCGGCCACCTTCACTTTTACCAACCCACCTGCCGGGGAAGCGGAGCTCAGCGCCATTGCCTACCGGGGATCCACCACCTTGGCACAAGGAAAGGGATCCCTGACCCTTTCTGCCCGTTCTGGGGGCTCTGGCGGTGCCAATCGCCGCCTTTCTATGTTGGTGCTCTCCGGGGTAGAGGTGCCGCTGCTGCACACGGGATCGGGGGTGCCGGCGCCCGGCCAGCCGTTGCTGCTGTCGGGGGAAAATCTGGAGCGGGCAGAAACGGTTCTCTTCGCTTCAGCCGCCAATCCCGAGCGCAGCTGGAGAGGGGAGATCCGCTCCCGCAGCAACGACCGCCTAACGGTGATGCCGCCGGCCTCCCTTGCCGGCACTGTTTGGGTGGCCGTTGCCGATGCTGCAGGGCAGGGGTTGGGAACCCTGGTTTACGAGTGGCCGGCCCCTACCCCCTCACCCACCCCTACTGCGGCAGCAGCCTCAGCCTGGCGGGTGGAGACCTTGCTGCATGGCCGCACCTCCTCGGCAGTTAACCCCGGGAACAGCGCCTCCGATAGCGGCGGCGAGTCCAGACTCTCCCTCGGACAGATCGGCGGCATTGCCGTCGACCCGGAAGGATTCTTTTACTTAGCTGACCCGGCCCAGCACCGGATTTTTCGGCTTTCTCCCGAAGGGGAACTGGAGGTGTGGGCGGGCAGTGGCAAGGCCGGCCATCGAGACGGAGCAGCGGATCAGGCGCAGTTCGACTCTCCCCAGGGGCTGCTCTGGGATCCCAAGGGAGGATTGTGGGTGGCCGACAGCGGCAACCACTGCCTACGCCACATCAGCCGCCAGCGACAGGTCACCACCTTTGCCGGCACTTGTGTAGCCGGCTACCGCGACGGGGAGCGCGACGAGGCGCAGTTTCGCGAGCCCTTTGGCCTGGCCTTGGGTCTAGACGGCAGCCTTTACGTGGCCGATCGCGCCAATCGTCGCATCCGCCGCATCACTCCCACGGGCAAAGTGACGACGGCCGCTGGCACCGGCCAGCCGGGATCCGCCGATGGGCCGGCAGACCAAGCTCAGCTCTTGCAACCCACGGCCCTAGCGGTGGACAGGGAAGGGAATCTCTGGATTGCAGACCGGCATCGCCTGCGCCGGCTCTCTGCCGACGGGCAACTGACCACCCTCTCGCGGGCGGAAGCAGGCTACCGCGATGGCCCCTTGGCGGAAGCCCGTTTTCAAACTCTTGCAGGGCTGGCCTTCGACAGTGCGGGGATCCTCTGGCTAGCCGACCGAGACAACCATCGCTTGCGGCGCCTGCAGCCCAATGGACAGGTTTCCACCTTGGCCGGACAGGATGAGCCAGGCTGGCAGGATGGCCCTGCTTCTGTGGCTCGGTTTGAACAGCCCGGCGATTTGCTCGTTTTGCCAGATGGCAGCGTGGTGGTGGTGGATGCAGGTTTGCCTGGCCTGCGCCGTCTTAGCCGCCTCCTCCCCCCGCCCGCTACTCCCGTTTCCAGGGGATCCCCCTAG
- a CDS encoding DASH family cryptochrome, with amino-acid sequence MAVLLWFRTDLRLLDHQPLTRACQQGSFLIPLYCLDPRHFGRTAFGFPKTGPFRAQFLLESLADLRQQLRARGSDLVIRQGQPEQVIPALAREWGVKAVYAHEEVGTEEEAVARALQQALQPLGIPLHLEWGHTLYHPADLPFALADLPEVFTRFRQQVEAKAAIRAPLPIPSLPPLPPGLDPGPLPTLAELGLSLPPPDPRARFVYAGGSTAAQARLQTYIWDLDRLRVYKETRNGMLDPNDSSRLSAWLALGCLSPRTVYAEVKRYEEERVRNESTYWLVFELLWRDYFRFILAKHGAKLFCPAGIQGIPIPWQQDGDRFQAWCRGETGYPLVDANMRELAATGFMSNRGRQNVASFLTKNLGIDWRLGAEWFESLLIDYDVASNYGNWNYTAGVGNDARGFRYFHIPKQSRDYDPQGHYLRHWLPELAGIPGDKIHEPYRLSAAEQKQFGVRLGVDYPRPVVDLGKSLQASRRAYEAALARYRRG; translated from the coding sequence ATGGCTGTTCTGCTTTGGTTTCGCACCGATTTGCGCCTGCTGGATCACCAGCCGCTGACGCGGGCTTGCCAGCAGGGATCCTTCCTCATTCCCCTCTACTGCCTGGATCCGCGCCACTTTGGCCGGACGGCCTTTGGCTTTCCTAAGACCGGTCCTTTCCGCGCCCAGTTCCTGCTGGAAAGCCTGGCTGACCTGCGGCAGCAGCTTCGGGCCCGCGGCTCTGATCTGGTCATCCGCCAAGGCCAGCCGGAGCAGGTGATCCCGGCCCTGGCGCGGGAGTGGGGGGTGAAGGCTGTCTATGCCCACGAAGAGGTGGGCACGGAGGAGGAGGCGGTTGCCAGGGCCCTGCAGCAAGCGCTTCAGCCCTTAGGGATCCCGCTGCACCTGGAGTGGGGCCACACTCTCTACCATCCTGCTGACCTCCCCTTTGCCCTGGCAGACCTGCCGGAGGTGTTCACCCGCTTCCGCCAGCAGGTGGAAGCCAAGGCCGCCATTCGCGCTCCCCTGCCCATCCCCTCCCTGCCGCCCCTGCCGCCAGGGCTGGACCCTGGCCCTCTGCCCACTCTGGCGGAGCTGGGGTTGAGCTTGCCGCCGCCGGATCCCCGCGCCCGCTTTGTCTATGCCGGCGGCAGCACCGCCGCCCAGGCCCGCCTGCAGACCTATATCTGGGATCTGGACCGGCTGCGCGTCTACAAAGAAACCCGCAACGGCATGCTGGATCCCAACGACAGCTCGCGTCTTTCTGCCTGGTTGGCGTTGGGTTGCCTTTCTCCTCGCACGGTGTATGCCGAAGTCAAGCGCTACGAGGAGGAGCGGGTGCGCAACGAATCCACCTACTGGCTGGTCTTCGAGCTGCTGTGGCGGGATTACTTTCGCTTCATCCTGGCCAAGCATGGCGCCAAGCTGTTTTGCCCCGCAGGGATCCAGGGGATCCCCATCCCCTGGCAGCAGGACGGGGATCGCTTCCAGGCTTGGTGCCGCGGCGAGACCGGCTACCCCCTGGTGGACGCCAACATGCGGGAGTTGGCCGCCACCGGCTTCATGTCCAACCGCGGGCGGCAGAATGTGGCCAGCTTCCTCACCAAAAACCTGGGGATCGACTGGCGTCTGGGGGCGGAATGGTTTGAATCGCTGCTGATTGACTACGACGTGGCCAGCAACTACGGCAACTGGAACTACACCGCCGGCGTGGGCAACGATGCCCGCGGCTTTCGCTACTTCCACATTCCCAAGCAATCCCGCGACTACGATCCCCAGGGCCACTACCTGCGCCACTGGCTGCCGGAGCTGGCCGGGATCCCGGGGGACAAGATCCACGAGCCCTACCGCCTCAGCGCCGCTGAGCAAAAGCAGTTTGGCGTGCGGCTGGGGGTAGACTATCCCCGCCCCGTGGTGGATTTGGGAAAGTCCCTGCAGGCCAGTCGGCGGGCTTACGAAGCGGCCCTGGCCCGCTACCGCCGCGGCTAG
- a CDS encoding HU family DNA-binding protein, with product MAVASPHLNRRLLARQMAAQVDGLTVKMAAAALEAMLDSISQCLAEGGSVRLARFGTFLLRPRPARQTYHPRTKAPVHIPAAQVPYFVPSPELGHPRRERRGDLEAPPSV from the coding sequence GTGGCTGTGGCTTCTCCCCATCTAAATCGCCGTTTGTTGGCCCGCCAGATGGCTGCGCAAGTGGATGGCCTGACCGTCAAAATGGCTGCCGCTGCCCTAGAGGCCATGCTAGACAGCATCAGCCAATGTCTGGCGGAAGGAGGATCCGTGCGGCTGGCGCGCTTTGGCACCTTCTTGCTGCGGCCCCGTCCGGCCCGGCAAACCTATCACCCCCGCACTAAGGCTCCTGTCCACATCCCGGCTGCCCAAGTGCCCTATTTTGTCCCCAGCCCGGAGCTGGGACACCCTAGGAGAGAACGCCGAGGGGATCTGGAAGCGCCGCCATCCGTCTAG
- a CDS encoding cytochrome b6f subunit PetP yields the protein MVIKVGDKVRVRSIRDRGQEEVSALVGKEGVVLARRVVDGSGIGYILEFPDRSRHWFFESEVEEVDSNPTQEKAR from the coding sequence ATGGTGATCAAAGTTGGCGATAAAGTTAGGGTGCGCTCCATTCGCGATCGCGGGCAGGAAGAGGTGAGCGCCCTGGTGGGCAAGGAGGGCGTGGTCCTGGCGCGGCGGGTGGTCGATGGCAGCGGGATTGGCTATATCCTGGAGTTTCCTGACCGCTCGCGGCACTGGTTTTTCGAAAGTGAGGTGGAGGAGGTCGATTCTAACCCGACGCAGGAGAAGGCTCGCTGA
- a CDS encoding ATP-binding protein, with amino-acid sequence MIALSLKPAHCSWSVISFPSTLYTQPILDLLVAKVPPPWRAEVRLGLQEALINAVRHGNGLDPNKRVIVEYASSEPFYQWLVRDQGSGFRPQEELNRCRCGILETEESGRGMLLLTQIFDFVQWNETGNQLYLGKYIHPGCRDPWIV; translated from the coding sequence GTGATTGCCCTGTCCCTAAAACCCGCCCATTGCTCCTGGAGCGTTATCAGCTTTCCCTCCACCCTCTACACGCAGCCGATTCTGGATCTGTTGGTTGCCAAAGTTCCTCCTCCCTGGAGGGCAGAGGTACGCCTGGGCCTGCAAGAAGCCCTCATCAACGCTGTCCGCCATGGCAATGGTCTGGATCCCAACAAGAGGGTGATCGTCGAATACGCCAGCTCCGAGCCGTTTTATCAGTGGCTGGTGCGGGATCAGGGATCCGGCTTTCGTCCCCAGGAGGAGCTAAACCGCTGCCGCTGCGGCATCCTGGAAACGGAAGAGTCAGGGCGGGGAATGCTCCTGCTCACCCAAATTTTCGACTTTGTGCAGTGGAACGAGACGGGCAACCAGCTCTACTTGGGCAAGTACATTCACCCCGGCTGCCGGGATCCCTGGATAGTTTGA
- a CDS encoding DUF3352 domain-containing protein gives MVTPCRGTGIEARRRVFQAVDVGMGQRQLLRGILIGLGLLAALVVWAITWLLTQSPLALLLSRPALPPIVGLAPRSTQALLLLAAPLEDLQAFWQAATPASQRRATRQQWRKFFSGAGPGWLGAMLAGGALDFEREVQPWLGKSTLLASLPEWGTLVALETRDAALAQFELNLLWERQSLAGLPVQVDTYKGIQVVSSPLPELQGFTAALFGERYVLLAEQAAAIRAAIDAWQLPQLSLVSKPQFRQVIQPLQEAHVGWAFWQNPESPSPDALALQAVGLGLGVNFRGLVAETAALWHTPAEFALPTVEAFHPQVIRHLPDETLALISGQNWANLWQSLGRMQPLSLFGLRLDPGQWLQQLQLQVELDWQHLLPERGEFALAFLPTDGELAWLWVGKRPDAPTLDERAIAQGWQVVSIATKHGTATVWSKPAAQPQPQPSHSTPREDIPLLAGGLLQVSGRGGSPRVQAAEALPQALPAIPEASPLSAQVYHTDREGYSYLASSLAALEAALADPPLSASRAWRRLVAPLPHRNLGYGYGSLGVLPETWLPQLQGSRWSSTRLAFATTALTLSEAPYPDRGHWLLQRGKLFWQWY, from the coding sequence ATGGTTACGCCGTGCCGAGGTACTGGCATCGAGGCAAGACGGCGCGTCTTTCAGGCTGTGGATGTGGGTATGGGACAACGGCAACTCTTGCGCGGGATCCTGATCGGTCTGGGCCTTCTGGCTGCCCTGGTGGTGTGGGCTATCACCTGGCTGCTCACCCAAAGCCCTCTGGCTTTGTTGCTATCTCGCCCGGCGCTGCCGCCGATTGTGGGCCTAGCTCCCCGTTCCACCCAGGCGCTGTTGCTGCTGGCCGCCCCTCTCGAGGATTTGCAGGCATTTTGGCAAGCGGCAACCCCCGCTTCCCAGCGACGCGCCACTCGTCAGCAGTGGCGGAAGTTTTTCTCCGGCGCAGGCCCGGGCTGGTTGGGAGCCATGCTGGCCGGGGGAGCCCTGGATTTCGAGCGGGAGGTGCAGCCCTGGCTGGGGAAAAGCACCCTCTTGGCCAGCTTGCCGGAGTGGGGCACCTTGGTTGCCTTGGAAACTCGCGACGCGGCGCTTGCCCAATTCGAGCTGAACCTGTTGTGGGAGCGGCAGAGCTTGGCCGGCTTGCCAGTGCAGGTGGATACCTACAAGGGCATTCAGGTGGTGTCCAGCCCGCTTCCGGAGTTGCAGGGGTTCACGGCAGCCCTTTTCGGCGAGCGCTATGTGCTGCTGGCAGAACAGGCTGCTGCCATTCGCGCCGCCATCGATGCGTGGCAGTTGCCGCAGTTGTCGTTGGTGAGCAAGCCGCAGTTTCGGCAGGTGATCCAGCCGCTACAGGAGGCGCATGTGGGTTGGGCTTTCTGGCAAAATCCGGAATCGCCCTCTCCCGACGCTCTGGCGTTGCAGGCAGTGGGGCTGGGGCTAGGGGTCAACTTTCGGGGGTTGGTGGCCGAAACTGCCGCCCTTTGGCATACGCCTGCTGAGTTCGCTTTGCCGACGGTAGAAGCTTTTCATCCGCAGGTTATTCGGCATCTGCCCGACGAGACGCTAGCGCTAATTTCCGGACAGAACTGGGCCAACCTTTGGCAGAGCTTGGGGCGGATGCAACCCCTGAGCCTCTTCGGCCTGCGGCTGGATCCCGGCCAATGGCTGCAGCAGTTGCAATTGCAGGTGGAGCTGGACTGGCAGCACTTGTTGCCGGAAAGGGGAGAGTTTGCCCTTGCCTTTTTGCCCACGGATGGGGAACTGGCCTGGCTGTGGGTTGGCAAGAGGCCGGATGCGCCAACGCTGGATGAGCGGGCAATCGCCCAGGGCTGGCAGGTGGTGTCGATTGCAACTAAGCATGGCACCGCCACTGTCTGGAGCAAGCCGGCGGCCCAGCCGCAACCCCAGCCAAGCCACTCCACGCCGCGAGAAGACATCCCCCTCTTGGCCGGTGGGCTGCTGCAGGTCAGCGGCAGGGGAGGCTCTCCCCGGGTGCAGGCGGCAGAGGCTCTTCCCCAAGCCCTGCCCGCCATCCCGGAAGCATCGCCTCTCTCGGCCCAGGTGTACCACACCGACCGGGAAGGCTACTCCTACCTGGCTTCTTCTTTGGCGGCTTTGGAAGCGGCCCTGGCGGATCCTCCCTTGAGCGCCAGCCGCGCCTGGCGCCGCCTGGTGGCCCCCCTGCCCCACCGCAACCTGGGCTATGGGTACGGATCCCTGGGGGTTCTACCGGAAACTTGGCTGCCCCAACTGCAGGGATCCCGCTGGTCGTCCACGCGCCTGGCCTTCGCCACCACTGCCCTGACGCTGTCCGAGGCTCCCTATCCGGATCGGGGGCACTGGCTCCTCCAGAGGGGCAAGCTATTTTGGCAGTGGTACTGA
- the pheT gene encoding phenylalanine--tRNA ligase subunit beta, with protein MRISLKWLRELVDFELSPEELAEALTLVGFEVEEIEDRRSWAEGVVLGRILAAEPHPNADKLRVCQVDLGSEQPATIVCGAANARAGLLVPVATPGTHLPAVNLTIAKAEKRGVLSEGMICSLAELGLERASEGIHEFPPDLDLKAHPLGSDARPLLGLDDVVLDLTSTANRADALSMVGIAREVAALTRNPLRLPPVQPLQAKPIPNFNLRIADAKACPAYSGVLIEGVKVGPSPDWLKHRLAAAGMRSINNVVDVTNLILLEWGQPLHAFDWDRLLQVMGKKKPTIEVRFAQAGETLKTLDGQTRTLHPESHLIVAGGQPVALAGVMGGEETEVSSATTSIFLEAALFDPVVTRRSARSQGLRTEASARYERGVNFATLDLARDRAVQLILELAGGSVVGLTTFDQRPPLERTLKLRLSRLIDVLGEEVRPEDVEEILPALGFQLSRCQAVAPEAPPLPATETAGVAGCVWQVSVPPYRLRDVEREIDLIEEFARLYGYDRFSETLPTEPQVGSLSARETLTRQIREVMRGIGLTEVYHISLCPAEEDSSLVKIANPLSPEYSAVRKALLPGLVEAFRFNWDQGNGPLQAFEIGHVFAYAPPSSPEPYQEAEHLGGILGGDLNPNDWRHHSRPMDWFEAKGLLVSALERLGFTSEFRPDPPEAQSPLLHPGRQAGIWIEGSRIGLFGQLHPRLCQEKDLPEEVYGFEVDLDPLLASLEKRGLVQFSPFSPFPASDRDIAFFAPLELSVADIEKVIRQAAGPLLQSVQLFDEYRGQGVPPGQRSLAFRLVYRAPDRTLTDAEVEAAQNQVRAQLEKHFPVTLRS; from the coding sequence ATGCGCATTTCCTTGAAGTGGCTGCGGGAATTGGTGGACTTTGAGCTTTCCCCGGAAGAATTGGCAGAAGCCCTCACTCTGGTGGGGTTTGAGGTGGAGGAGATTGAAGATCGCCGCAGTTGGGCAGAAGGGGTGGTGCTGGGCAGGATCCTAGCCGCCGAGCCCCATCCCAATGCTGACAAGCTGCGCGTTTGCCAGGTGGACTTGGGATCTGAGCAACCGGCCACCATCGTCTGCGGAGCGGCCAACGCCCGCGCCGGCTTGCTGGTTCCTGTGGCCACGCCGGGCACTCATCTGCCCGCTGTGAACCTGACCATTGCCAAAGCGGAGAAACGGGGAGTGCTCTCGGAAGGCATGATCTGCTCTTTGGCCGAGCTGGGGCTGGAGAGGGCTTCGGAAGGGATCCACGAATTTCCGCCTGATTTGGATCTCAAGGCCCACCCGCTGGGGTCTGACGCCCGCCCGCTGCTAGGCCTGGACGATGTGGTGTTGGATCTCACTTCCACCGCCAACCGCGCCGATGCTCTGAGCATGGTGGGGATCGCCCGCGAGGTGGCCGCCCTCACCCGCAACCCGCTGCGCCTGCCGCCGGTTCAGCCCCTACAGGCCAAGCCCATCCCCAACTTCAACCTGCGCATTGCCGACGCCAAGGCCTGCCCCGCCTACAGTGGCGTGTTGATCGAGGGAGTGAAGGTCGGCCCTTCTCCCGACTGGCTCAAGCATCGCCTGGCCGCCGCTGGCATGCGCTCCATCAACAATGTTGTCGATGTTACCAACTTGATCTTGCTGGAATGGGGCCAGCCCCTGCACGCCTTCGATTGGGATCGCCTGCTGCAGGTCATGGGCAAGAAGAAGCCCACTATTGAGGTGCGCTTTGCCCAGGCGGGAGAAACCCTGAAAACCCTGGACGGCCAAACCCGCACCTTGCACCCTGAAAGCCATCTCATCGTGGCCGGCGGCCAGCCGGTAGCCCTAGCAGGTGTGATGGGGGGAGAAGAGACAGAAGTGAGCTCGGCCACCACCAGCATTTTTTTGGAGGCCGCCCTCTTCGACCCGGTGGTGACGCGCCGCTCGGCCCGCTCGCAGGGACTGCGCACGGAAGCCTCGGCCCGCTATGAGCGGGGGGTTAATTTTGCCACCCTCGACCTGGCGCGGGATCGGGCGGTGCAGTTGATTTTGGAGCTGGCGGGAGGATCGGTGGTTGGCCTCACCACCTTTGACCAACGGCCACCGCTGGAGCGGACGCTGAAGCTGCGGCTGTCGCGCCTCATCGACGTGTTGGGGGAAGAGGTGCGGCCAGAGGATGTGGAGGAGATCTTGCCGGCCTTGGGCTTTCAGCTTTCCCGCTGTCAGGCAGTTGCCCCGGAGGCTCCCCCCCTCCCTGCTACGGAGACAGCGGGCGTGGCCGGCTGCGTTTGGCAGGTGTCTGTTCCCCCCTACCGCCTGCGGGATGTCGAACGGGAGATCGACTTGATTGAGGAATTTGCCCGTCTCTACGGCTACGACCGCTTCTCGGAAACCCTGCCCACGGAGCCGCAGGTGGGATCCCTCTCTGCACGGGAAACTTTGACCCGGCAAATTCGCGAGGTGATGCGGGGCATCGGCCTGACGGAGGTGTACCACATCTCCCTCTGTCCGGCAGAGGAGGACAGCTCCTTGGTCAAAATCGCCAATCCGCTTTCCCCCGAGTACTCCGCTGTGCGCAAGGCGCTGTTGCCGGGCTTGGTGGAGGCTTTTCGCTTCAACTGGGATCAGGGCAACGGCCCGCTGCAGGCTTTTGAGATTGGCCACGTCTTTGCCTATGCCCCTCCCTCCAGCCCTGAGCCCTATCAGGAGGCGGAGCACTTGGGCGGCATCCTGGGCGGGGACCTCAACCCCAATGACTGGCGGCACCACAGCCGGCCCATGGACTGGTTTGAGGCTAAGGGGCTCTTGGTCTCGGCGCTGGAGCGGCTGGGGTTTACTTCTGAGTTTCGCCCCGATCCCCCCGAGGCGCAATCGCCGCTGTTGCACCCCGGTCGCCAGGCCGGCATCTGGATCGAGGGATCCCGCATTGGCCTATTTGGGCAGTTGCACCCCCGCCTTTGCCAGGAGAAGGATTTGCCGGAGGAGGTCTATGGGTTTGAGGTGGATCTGGATCCCTTGTTGGCCAGCCTGGAGAAGCGGGGCCTAGTGCAATTTTCCCCCTTTTCGCCTTTTCCGGCCTCGGATCGGGATATCGCCTTCTTTGCGCCGCTGGAGCTGTCGGTGGCAGACATCGAGAAAGTAATCCGCCAGGCGGCAGGCCCTCTGCTGCAGTCGGTACAGCTTTTCGACGAGTACCGCGGCCAAGGGGTACCGCCGGGGCAGCGCAGCCTCGCCTTCCGACTGGTGTACCGCGCTCCGGATCGCACCCTCACCGATGCCGAGGTGGAAGCTGCGCAAAACCAGGTGAGGGCGCAGCTAGAAAAACACTTTCCCGTTACCCTGCGCAGCTAA
- the argB gene encoding acetylglutamate kinase, whose translation MACDPLTRAQILIEALPYIQQYQGRVIVIKYGGAAMVHQERRAEVLRDIVFLACVGIRPVLVHGGGPEINSWLQKLDIPFKFVDGLRVTDAATMEVVEMVLVGKVNKQIVQLISLAGGSAVGLCGRDGNLIRARSQGRAEIGFVGEVSSINPQLVQTLLEGGQIPVISSVAADETGQAYNINADTVAGELAASLGAEKLILLTDTPGILRDPEDPSSLITLLDIETARQLIQTGVVRGGMIPKVQCCIRALAQGVRAAHILDGGSPHSLLLELLTDAGVGTKLIPSQFSAQLREQSNGFR comes from the coding sequence GTGGCCTGTGATCCCCTGACGCGGGCGCAGATCCTCATCGAGGCTCTGCCCTACATCCAGCAGTACCAGGGCCGTGTCATTGTCATCAAGTACGGGGGCGCCGCCATGGTGCACCAGGAGCGGCGGGCCGAGGTGCTGCGGGATATTGTTTTTCTGGCCTGTGTCGGCATTCGGCCGGTGCTGGTGCATGGCGGGGGGCCGGAAATCAACAGTTGGCTCCAGAAGCTGGACATCCCCTTCAAGTTTGTGGACGGCCTGCGGGTGACCGATGCGGCCACCATGGAGGTGGTGGAGATGGTGCTGGTGGGCAAAGTCAACAAACAGATCGTGCAGCTCATCAGCTTGGCTGGCGGATCGGCGGTGGGGCTGTGCGGGCGGGACGGCAATTTGATTCGAGCCCGCTCCCAGGGCCGGGCGGAAATCGGCTTTGTGGGGGAAGTCAGCAGCATCAACCCCCAGTTGGTGCAAACTCTGTTGGAGGGCGGCCAGATCCCGGTGATCTCCAGCGTGGCCGCCGACGAGACAGGCCAAGCCTACAACATCAACGCCGATACTGTGGCGGGAGAGCTGGCGGCCTCTCTGGGGGCAGAAAAGCTGATCCTTCTCACCGACACCCCTGGCATTCTCAGAGACCCTGAGGATCCCAGCTCCCTGATTACGCTCCTGGATATCGAGACGGCCCGCCAGCTTATCCAGACAGGGGTGGTCAGAGGGGGAATGATCCCCAAGGTGCAGTGTTGCATTCGCGCTCTAGCGCAGGGGGTGCGGGCTGCCCACATCCTGGACGGGGGATCCCCCCACTCTTTGTTGTTGGAGCTACTGACCGATGCCGGGGTGGGCACTAAGCTGATCCCCTCTCAGTTTTCTGCCCAGTTGCGGGAGCAGAGCAACGGCTTCCGCTAA